One segment of Nostoc piscinale CENA21 DNA contains the following:
- a CDS encoding VapE domain-containing protein has product MITNVLKKKQVQNSLLGMAKELAAKGSKVMVIMLPEGEAKGMDDYIALHGEEAFKQLIKDALTFEEWKEHIDSLESEDEPYKRKSKVARNFQIINDRWGENLRYNTLKKRVELHGSELPADDVRLAAALEFDVDMSTSDVLSIVRTISKANAYSPVVDYLDEVEAKFPDINPSFLNNLAGEYFGTTDPMHTTYFIKFLVAAVARARKPGEKVDSVFMLASQKQGLYKSTFFRVLFGDDWYSDQLGDASDKDERQKMHLYWCLEWAEFETVYKKKDVATLKNFITALEDVFRAPYDRVPITYPRSCIFVGTTNEQEILNDPTGDRRFWVVPVKKRIDVVRVMRDKDKIWAAANALYKSGFEWKLTDEEESRREILNRDYHNIDPWSEVIETHITANNLKFVSTESLYRLLDIEVAHRTGAESRRISNIMRRLGWGHSRAKIDGVWRRGWAIEQSENKNCDFSQNAIFDGSHGSTSESQSIQDTQVDPCLCHDMDRHGSKGSSFPQVPNNTEQMLIPEIHLDPCPKSDMDQLEPSPHLADPCDPCQSAILTKTQDFFDHNIKPTQPANESTGDRAVETPPPAKKKYWSWSGLVVATVQSES; this is encoded by the coding sequence TTGATAACGAACGTACTTAAAAAGAAACAAGTACAGAATTCACTATTGGGTATGGCTAAAGAATTAGCCGCCAAAGGTAGCAAGGTCATGGTGATCATGTTGCCTGAAGGTGAAGCTAAAGGTATGGATGATTACATCGCCTTGCATGGTGAAGAAGCTTTCAAACAGTTGATTAAAGATGCGCTTACCTTTGAGGAATGGAAGGAACACATTGATTCTCTGGAATCAGAGGATGAGCCTTACAAGCGGAAATCCAAAGTAGCCCGAAACTTTCAGATAATTAATGACCGATGGGGTGAAAATCTGCGCTACAACACCTTAAAGAAAAGAGTTGAGCTACACGGCTCAGAACTCCCTGCTGATGATGTGCGATTAGCGGCGGCTCTCGAATTCGATGTTGATATGTCTACTTCAGATGTTCTCTCAATTGTTCGCACCATATCGAAAGCCAACGCTTATTCTCCCGTTGTTGATTACCTGGATGAAGTAGAAGCAAAATTTCCAGACATCAACCCATCATTTTTAAACAATCTGGCTGGGGAATACTTTGGCACTACCGACCCCATGCACACAACTTATTTCATCAAGTTTTTGGTTGCAGCTGTCGCCCGTGCCAGGAAGCCAGGGGAGAAGGTTGACTCTGTTTTTATGTTGGCATCTCAAAAGCAGGGATTATATAAGTCAACCTTCTTCAGAGTTCTGTTTGGGGATGATTGGTACAGCGACCAGTTAGGTGATGCCAGCGACAAGGATGAAAGACAGAAAATGCACCTTTACTGGTGTTTGGAGTGGGCAGAATTTGAAACCGTTTACAAGAAAAAGGACGTAGCAACCCTCAAAAATTTCATTACTGCATTAGAAGATGTTTTTCGAGCGCCTTATGACAGAGTACCCATAACTTATCCGCGTTCCTGCATATTTGTTGGCACTACAAATGAGCAAGAGATTCTCAATGACCCAACAGGTGACAGACGGTTTTGGGTTGTGCCAGTGAAGAAACGAATCGACGTGGTTCGAGTAATGCGGGACAAGGATAAAATCTGGGCTGCGGCCAATGCACTGTACAAATCTGGTTTTGAGTGGAAGCTAACTGATGAAGAAGAATCCCGGCGGGAGATACTCAACCGCGATTATCACAATATTGACCCGTGGTCGGAAGTTATCGAAACGCATATCACTGCTAACAATTTAAAATTCGTATCAACCGAAAGTCTTTACCGTCTACTGGATATTGAAGTGGCTCATCGCACCGGAGCCGAATCAAGACGAATCTCTAATATTATGCGCCGTCTGGGTTGGGGTCATAGTCGAGCCAAGATTGATGGCGTTTGGCGACGTGGTTGGGCTATTGAACAATCTGAAAATAAAAATTGTGATTTTTCTCAAAACGCGATTTTTGATGGATCACATGGATCAACCTCTGAAAGCCAGTCTATACAAGACACTCAAGTTGATCCATGTCTTTGTCATGACATGGATCGACATGGATCTAAGGGATCAAGTTTTCCACAAGTTCCAAATAATACAGAGCAAATGTTGATCCCGGAGATCCATCTTGATCCATGTCCAAAATCAGACATGGATCAGCTAGAACCCTCTCCCCACCTAGCTGATCCATGTGATCCATGTCAAAGTGCGATTTTGACAAAAACTCAAGATTTTTTTGATCACAATATCAAACCGACACAACCAGCTAATGAGTCAACTGGCGATCGCGCGGTTGAAACTCCCCCGCCAGCTAAGAAAAAATATTGGAGTTGGTCAGGTTTGGTGGTGGCTACCGTTCAATCAGAAAGTTGA
- a CDS encoding (2Fe-2S) ferredoxin domain-containing protein, whose product MTNITQPSNSGASSQASTYRCVRVCQNRTCKKQGAAKVLEALANLPVPADVTVTASSCLGQCGNGPMVLVLPDMVWYSGVQADEVPLLVEQHLRCGERVKQMLYYRFHPQG is encoded by the coding sequence ATGACAAACATCACTCAACCATCAAATTCAGGGGCTAGTAGTCAAGCATCTACTTACAGGTGTGTGCGGGTTTGCCAAAATCGCACCTGTAAAAAGCAAGGCGCGGCTAAGGTTTTAGAGGCTTTGGCAAATTTACCAGTCCCCGCAGATGTGACTGTAACAGCTAGTAGTTGTTTAGGACAATGCGGTAACGGGCCGATGGTGTTGGTTCTACCGGATATGGTTTGGTATAGCGGTGTGCAAGCCGATGAAGTACCTCTATTGGTAGAACAACATCTCCGGTGTGGTGAAAGAGTCAAGCAGATGCTTTATTATCGATTTCATCCTCAAGGATAA
- a CDS encoding bifunctional sterol desaturase/short chain dehydrogenase, which translates to MIKMLAENWTVIEANLQINWLLVNNCLQFAAWGVFSLLLAEVFRDTYHALCHKVSWLAKWHNKHHAAYRRDLSVVSLKMYQESQLYHDIVESVLLVFVLIIVALLVNQWGFWFGVLYACTFLYGASVRYFQGKIDTDYNHLPGPLEIIPSSLWVNRAYHWRHHFDDVNAYYSGVFPLVDKILGTALSLKGKTIAITGASGTLGQALTAELIKHNAKVVAITTNPEKLITQTGVMVLPWELGNEAQLRDRLEKVDILIINHGVNVYGDRTPQAINSSYEVNTFSALRLMDIFMTTVTGPQDKATKEIWVNTSEAEVSPALSPLYELSKRTLGNIITLKRLEGNCIIRKLILGPFKSQLNPYGVMSATQVAKFIVFLAVRDFRNIIVTINPLTYLLFPFKETSTWLYYRVFSQAKN; encoded by the coding sequence ATGATTAAGATGTTAGCTGAAAACTGGACTGTGATTGAAGCAAATTTACAGATTAACTGGCTACTGGTAAATAACTGTTTGCAGTTTGCGGCTTGGGGAGTTTTTTCGCTGTTGCTGGCGGAGGTATTCAGGGATACTTACCATGCTTTATGTCACAAAGTAAGTTGGTTAGCTAAATGGCATAACAAACATCATGCAGCCTATCGCCGTGACTTATCGGTAGTTTCTCTGAAAATGTATCAAGAGTCTCAGCTTTACCATGACATTGTAGAGTCGGTGCTTTTAGTCTTTGTTTTGATAATAGTGGCTTTGTTAGTAAACCAATGGGGGTTTTGGTTCGGAGTACTATATGCTTGCACCTTTTTGTATGGGGCATCGGTGCGATATTTTCAAGGGAAAATTGATACTGACTATAATCACTTACCAGGCCCTTTAGAAATTATTCCTTCAAGTTTATGGGTAAATCGTGCTTACCATTGGCGACACCATTTTGATGATGTGAACGCTTATTACAGTGGTGTGTTTCCGTTGGTGGATAAAATTTTAGGTACAGCACTTTCTCTTAAAGGTAAAACCATCGCCATAACTGGCGCATCGGGAACTTTGGGACAAGCGTTAACAGCAGAACTAATCAAACACAATGCCAAGGTTGTAGCTATTACAACAAATCCAGAGAAGTTAATCACTCAAACAGGTGTCATGGTACTTCCTTGGGAGTTGGGGAATGAGGCTCAACTGCGAGATAGGTTAGAAAAAGTCGATATTTTGATTATCAATCATGGTGTGAATGTTTATGGCGATCGCACACCCCAAGCCATCAATTCATCTTATGAGGTGAATACCTTTTCGGCGTTGCGGTTGATGGATATTTTTATGACAACGGTGACGGGGCCACAAGACAAAGCCACTAAAGAAATTTGGGTGAATACTTCGGAGGCAGAGGTATCACCAGCCTTGAGTCCACTTTATGAACTGAGTAAACGCACATTGGGAAATATTATCACCCTCAAACGTTTAGAAGGTAATTGCATCATTCGCAAATTAATCCTCGGCCCGTTTAAAAGTCAACTAAATCCTTATGGGGTGATGTCAGCTACCCAAGTGGCAAAATTCATTGTATTTTTAGCAGTCCGCGACTTTCGCAATATTATCGTGACAATTAATCCCCTGACTTATTTGCTATTTCCCTTCAAGGAGACTAGTACATGGTTATATTATCGCGTGTTTAGTCAAGCCAAGAACTAA
- a CDS encoding DUF3854 domain-containing protein — protein MIASTLQSVNSCASRHWDEWKSSAISDEIINLNFRTIEDSSEIDKILNRNNKRRWKHSEDLVPAWCVAGVDPLTDEPTLQGVQVKPDNPPLGKDGKPQKYFGAKDFDTAPLFLNNGLAGYWKSIIDDILKYVLITEGAKKAASGLSIGIPTISIPGVSTCRKKGRLHPLLELFGCTRKNILFSL, from the coding sequence ATGATTGCATCTACTCTTCAGAGTGTCAACTCATGTGCATCGCGACACTGGGATGAATGGAAATCAAGTGCTATTTCCGATGAAATAATAAATCTCAACTTTCGCACAATTGAAGATTCTAGCGAAATCGACAAAATACTAAATAGAAACAATAAAAGACGCTGGAAGCATTCAGAAGATTTAGTACCAGCATGGTGTGTAGCTGGTGTAGACCCCCTGACAGATGAACCGACACTACAAGGCGTTCAAGTTAAACCAGATAACCCACCTTTAGGTAAAGACGGTAAACCACAAAAGTATTTTGGTGCAAAAGATTTTGATACAGCACCACTGTTTTTAAACAATGGTTTAGCTGGGTATTGGAAATCAATAATTGATGACATTCTTAAATACGTACTCATTACAGAGGGTGCTAAAAAAGCAGCATCAGGGTTATCAATTGGTATTCCTACCATCAGTATTCCTGGTGTATCAACTTGCCGAAAAAAAGGAAGATTACATCCACTTTTAGAACTTTTTGGCTGTACTAGGAAGAACATTCTATTTAGCCTTTGA
- a CDS encoding KGK domain-containing protein: MSKKYRLGYPEDRAGLSDDDVVSAPGGLCFGMSDMVKMNSLMTAIISWTTAGRFPPPEHKWFTEEGFRCEVLRASGGGWMKGRFRFRLEFIPDEPALPPQKDPNSPT, from the coding sequence ATGAGTAAAAAATATCGACTTGGCTACCCTGAAGACAGGGCAGGCTTGAGCGATGACGATGTTGTGTCTGCTCCTGGGGGTTTATGTTTTGGCATGTCAGACATGGTTAAGATGAACTCGCTGATGACGGCTATCATTAGTTGGACTACGGCTGGCAGATTTCCTCCCCCTGAACACAAATGGTTTACGGAAGAAGGTTTTAGGTGCGAAGTCTTGAGAGCGAGTGGCGGAGGGTGGATGAAAGGCAGATTCAGATTTCGGTTAGAGTTTATCCCTGACGAACCAGCACTACCCCCGCAGAAAGACCCAAACTCACCCACTTGA
- a CDS encoding RRXRR domain-containing protein has product MTKVLILDANQQPLSPVRISHARALLSQGRATVFQRYPFTIILKESFSQIQLEQLGFKLQLSTVVTKHKKRGLI; this is encoded by the coding sequence ATGACTAAAGTTTTAATTCTTGATGCCAATCAACAACCCCTATCTCCAGTACGCATCAGTCATGCCAGAGCATTATTGTCTCAAGGAAGAGCGACTGTCTTTCAAAGATATCCCTTCACAATTATTTTGAAAGAGTCTTTTTCGCAAATCCAGCTAGAGCAACTTGGTTTTAAACTCCAACTCAGTACTGTTGTTACCAAACACAAAAAGCGGGGATTGATATAA
- a CDS encoding DUF5331 domain-containing protein, whose translation MNIQQLRQSLKMKWLGYYKQNRPWLVKMRVWGNYNGLRRPSSGFILATLSVLEPEFEQMLSFMMDLNNNPDAIVTALGLNFNPDDELRLTNLDEVAPIKEFPENKSLEEQPVRSLATANDIIPQSPATIEHPENITSDSPQAHQPLPAFAVATKVSLKSAHKSRQNIPISALALATTVPNNGKTVALAVELPNHGKLMPRSIVVSRQTEVKSQTKTAPSLTETTGVSTNGKSPQNLKTQPLTHSHARSLASWVDEFCQGRE comes from the coding sequence ATGAATATTCAGCAGCTACGTCAATCATTAAAAATGAAGTGGCTGGGTTACTATAAACAAAATCGTCCCTGGCTGGTAAAAATGCGAGTTTGGGGAAATTATAATGGCCTAAGAAGACCATCATCTGGCTTTATTTTGGCGACTTTATCTGTTCTAGAACCAGAGTTTGAGCAGATGCTGAGTTTTATGATGGATCTGAATAATAATCCTGATGCCATAGTGACAGCTTTGGGGCTGAATTTTAATCCTGATGATGAGTTGCGTTTAACAAACTTGGATGAAGTTGCACCGATAAAGGAGTTTCCTGAAAATAAATCGCTTGAGGAACAACCGGTGCGATCGCTCGCCACAGCTAACGATATAATTCCTCAATCTCCAGCTACAATCGAACATCCCGAAAACATCACTTCCGATTCACCACAGGCGCACCAACCTTTACCAGCCTTTGCAGTTGCTACCAAGGTGAGTCTCAAATCTGCTCATAAATCACGCCAAAATATACCAATCTCAGCTTTAGCTCTAGCTACAACAGTTCCCAACAACGGTAAAACTGTCGCTTTAGCAGTGGAGCTTCCCAATCATGGCAAACTAATGCCCAGAAGCATTGTAGTTTCTCGCCAGACAGAAGTAAAAAGTCAGACGAAAACCGCACCATCTTTGACTGAGACTACTGGAGTGTCTACTAATGGCAAATCACCACAAAATTTAAAAACTCAGCCTTTGACTCATTCTCATGCCCGTAGTCTAGCTTCTTGGGTAGATGAATTTTGTCAAGGTAGAGAGTGA
- a CDS encoding cysteine synthase A: MDIKNGFIGAVGNTPLIRLNSFSEETGCEILAKAEYLNPGGSVKDRAALYIIQDAEEKGLLKPGGTVVEGTAGNTGIGLAHICNAKGYKCLIIIPNTQSQEKIDALTALGAEVRPVPAVPYKDPNNYVKLSGRVAAELDNAIWANQFDNLANRRAHYETTGPEIWTQTDGKIDGWVAATGTGGTFAGVALYLKEQNPAIKCVVADPLGSGLYSYIKTGEIHLEGNSITEGIGNSRITANMEGAPADDAIQIDDTEALRVVYQLLRKDGLFMGGSTGINVAAAVALAKQLGPGHTIVTILCDSGSRYQSRIFNHDWLAAKGLSVN, encoded by the coding sequence ATGGACATCAAAAACGGCTTCATTGGCGCTGTAGGTAATACACCCTTAATTCGGTTAAACAGTTTTAGTGAAGAAACAGGATGCGAAATTCTGGCTAAAGCGGAGTATCTCAACCCTGGTGGTTCTGTCAAAGACCGAGCCGCACTGTATATTATTCAAGATGCGGAAGAAAAAGGTTTACTCAAACCCGGTGGTACTGTGGTGGAAGGAACCGCAGGTAACACAGGTATTGGACTGGCGCATATTTGCAACGCTAAAGGCTACAAATGCCTGATAATTATTCCTAATACTCAGTCCCAAGAAAAAATCGATGCACTCACAGCGTTAGGTGCGGAAGTTCGCCCAGTCCCCGCTGTTCCCTATAAAGACCCGAATAACTATGTCAAGCTATCTGGTAGAGTTGCCGCAGAGTTAGATAACGCCATTTGGGCAAATCAGTTTGATAATTTAGCGAATCGCCGCGCCCACTACGAAACCACAGGCCCAGAAATTTGGACACAGACAGATGGTAAAATAGACGGATGGGTAGCTGCAACTGGTACAGGTGGAACCTTTGCTGGTGTGGCATTGTACCTGAAAGAACAAAATCCGGCGATTAAATGTGTTGTTGCCGATCCTCTGGGTAGTGGACTTTATAGCTATATCAAAACTGGCGAAATCCATTTAGAAGGTAATTCTATTACTGAAGGTATTGGTAACAGTCGAATCACAGCGAATATGGAAGGCGCACCTGCTGATGATGCCATTCAAATCGATGACACAGAAGCTTTGCGCGTCGTTTACCAATTGCTACGGAAAGATGGACTCTTTATGGGTGGCTCAACAGGTATTAATGTGGCGGCGGCTGTTGCTTTGGCAAAACAATTAGGCCCTGGACATACCATTGTCACTATTCTTTGTGATAGTGGTTCCCGCTATCAGTCACGCATATTTAACCATGATTGGCTGGCTGCTAAAGGGTTATCGGTAAATTAA